In Anaerobacillus isosaccharinicus, one genomic interval encodes:
- a CDS encoding SDR family oxidoreductase, which produces MGKILVTGATGNIGKYVVSELIKKGEAVKAAFFNVEKGELDCEKVQFDFLNKATFDDALRDVDRIFLVRPPQLADPKKDMRPFLEAVSAKGIKQVVFVSLLGVEKNPIVPHRKIEDMIREMAIPYTFLRPGFFMQNLSTTHQEEIRARDEIFVPVGKAKTSFIDTRDIGAVAAQCFVDEKHIFQSYTLTGNEAIDYYQVAKILSEVLGRNIDYKNPGLLKFRRETINRGVKKEFANVMTMLYLLTRMGTAEKVTDDLEKVLQRKPISFKQFACDHKSIWEKSKITV; this is translated from the coding sequence ATGGGGAAAATCTTAGTAACAGGGGCTACAGGAAATATTGGCAAGTACGTTGTTTCTGAGTTAATTAAAAAAGGAGAAGCGGTAAAAGCTGCATTTTTTAATGTTGAGAAGGGGGAGTTAGACTGCGAAAAAGTTCAATTCGATTTTTTAAATAAAGCTACATTTGATGATGCTTTAAGAGATGTTGATCGTATCTTTTTAGTAAGACCACCTCAGCTTGCAGATCCGAAAAAGGATATGCGCCCTTTTTTAGAGGCGGTTAGTGCAAAAGGGATTAAACAAGTTGTCTTCGTTTCATTATTGGGTGTCGAGAAAAACCCGATAGTACCACACAGAAAAATTGAAGATATGATTAGGGAAATGGCAATCCCGTATACATTTTTAAGACCTGGTTTCTTCATGCAAAATTTAAGCACTACCCACCAAGAAGAGATCCGCGCAAGAGATGAAATTTTCGTTCCAGTTGGAAAAGCAAAAACAAGTTTTATTGATACTAGGGACATTGGAGCGGTAGCCGCTCAGTGTTTTGTTGATGAAAAACATATTTTTCAATCCTATACACTTACAGGTAATGAAGCTATTGATTATTATCAGGTTGCCAAAATTTTATCAGAGGTGCTTGGTCGAAATATAGATTATAAAAATCCTGGATTACTTAAATTTAGAAGGGAGACGATTAATAGGGGAGTAAAAAAAGAGTTTGCTAATGTCATGACAATGCTTTATTTGCTTACTAGAATGGGAACAGCAGAAAAAGTTACTGATGATTTAGAAAAAGTTCTGCAAAGAAAACCAATTTCGTTTAAACAGTTTGCTTGTGATCACAAAAGTATTTGGGAAAAGTCAAAAATAACAGTGTGA
- a CDS encoding MarR family winged helix-turn-helix transcriptional regulator — MNIGYLIQLSAKLMKGNLQKRLEEENFTVSQWAVIKDIQLQQQFGATIDSFTAVSIAERLDMDKPTISGIINRLVEKGFIEKKPHPKDKRAQIISLTKASVNLIPSLEELNEATIEEALKNFSETDKERLVSYLTNLVVNLRGE; from the coding sequence ATGAACATCGGTTATTTAATTCAATTATCAGCAAAGCTCATGAAGGGAAATTTACAAAAACGACTAGAAGAAGAGAACTTTACCGTATCTCAGTGGGCGGTCATTAAAGATATACAATTACAACAACAGTTTGGAGCAACAATCGATAGTTTTACGGCAGTTTCGATTGCTGAACGTCTTGATATGGATAAACCAACAATATCTGGAATTATCAACCGTTTAGTAGAAAAGGGTTTTATCGAGAAGAAGCCTCATCCAAAAGATAAACGGGCACAGATTATTAGCTTAACTAAAGCAAGCGTAAATCTAATACCATCCTTAGAGGAACTGAATGAAGCAACAATTGAAGAAGCATTAAAGAATTTTAGTGAAACAGATAAAGAGAGACTTGTTTCATATTTAACTAATTTGGTTGTTAATTTGAGAGGAGAATAG
- a CDS encoding Dps family protein: MGNEKLVRSLNSQLADWNILFTKLHNYHWYVTGPEFFTLHTKFEEYYTEAATYIDSIAERILTIEGKPLATLKEYLEVSSIEEASSKEEAKEMVAILAADFEKVIAASNETIALAEEAGDESTADMFIGIKTSLEQHVWMLKAYLG, from the coding sequence ATGGGAAATGAAAAATTAGTTCGTTCACTTAATAGTCAATTAGCGGATTGGAACATTTTATTTACGAAATTACACAACTACCACTGGTATGTTACAGGTCCTGAATTCTTCACTTTACACACAAAGTTTGAAGAGTATTACACTGAGGCTGCAACTTATATTGACTCAATTGCAGAACGTATTCTAACAATTGAAGGTAAACCACTAGCTACTTTAAAAGAGTACTTAGAAGTGTCTTCAATCGAAGAAGCATCAAGTAAGGAAGAGGCAAAAGAAATGGTAGCGATCCTTGCTGCTGATTTTGAAAAGGTAATCGCAGCATCAAACGAGACGATTGCTTTAGCTGAAGAAGCTGGAGATGAGTCTACTGCTGATATGTTCATCGGCATTAAAACATCTTTAGAGCAACACGTTTGGATGTTAAAAGCATATTTAGGTTAA
- a CDS encoding DegV family protein: MSKKIAWVTDSTAYITEELRANPDVYVMPLAIIFPDRTFEDGVDLTTEELYSRINSAKEVPKTSQPSVGKFAELYEKLKAEYDGVIAVHVSGVLSGTVESSRAGMEMAELDGEIVDSKSMSYTITTLIYKGMELAKTIDNHKEIASKLREEVLRSEKYVLLGSLDQFYKGGRMSGTQFLLGNLLQIKPIITIKTTGEFDLFQKVRSEKKAVNRLIEFLAASSEKHDITEVQIMHGNVLEKALDVKKKIEEQFPNMSIVVGEISSTIAVHAGEGTVALIWHNEPK, from the coding sequence ATGAGTAAAAAAATAGCTTGGGTTACAGATAGTACAGCATATATTACGGAAGAACTTCGTGCGAATCCTGATGTTTATGTAATGCCACTTGCAATCATCTTCCCTGACCGTACGTTTGAAGATGGTGTTGATTTAACAACAGAAGAATTGTATTCAAGAATTAATAGTGCAAAAGAAGTTCCAAAAACGTCGCAACCATCTGTTGGTAAATTTGCTGAGCTTTATGAAAAGCTAAAAGCTGAGTATGATGGTGTTATTGCCGTTCACGTTTCAGGTGTATTAAGTGGAACAGTTGAGAGTTCAAGAGCCGGTATGGAAATGGCTGAACTAGACGGTGAAATTGTTGATTCCAAATCAATGTCTTACACAATCACTACGTTAATTTATAAAGGTATGGAATTAGCGAAAACGATTGACAACCATAAAGAAATCGCTTCAAAGCTACGCGAAGAAGTACTTAGATCTGAGAAGTATGTTTTATTAGGCAGTCTAGATCAATTTTACAAAGGTGGAAGAATGTCTGGAACACAGTTCCTATTAGGAAACCTTCTGCAAATTAAACCAATCATTACAATTAAAACTACTGGTGAATTTGATTTATTCCAAAAAGTTCGCTCGGAGAAAAAAGCGGTAAATCGCTTAATCGAATTTTTAGCAGCTTCAAGTGAGAAGCATGACATCACTGAAGTACAAATCATGCATGGTAATGTGTTAGAAAAAGCATTAGATGTGAAAAAGAAAATCGAAGAGCAATTCCCAAACATGAGCATTGTTGTTGGAGAAATTAGTTCAACGATTGCCGTTCATGCTGGTGAAGGTACTGTAGCATTAATTTGGCATAACGAGCCTAAATAA
- a CDS encoding dimethylarginine dimethylaminohydrolase family protein — protein MTVLEQLKKKSYCVNEYGKLKKVVLCEPKHMTIRDVINDTQKHFQHEGIHIQVAMKQHKEFVKKLEEHGVEVILLPPAKKFPEQVFTRDIGFTLGHTIFVADMANKVRQGEEEILKDWLKGEEVSYFNIVSDYIEGGDVIIDGDTIYIGISDRTKKFSIEHLKSLLPQFNIITIPFKNNYLHLDCVFNIISPTEALIYPEGMDKKDYKMFQSRFDLIEVNHEEQFRLGTNVFSIGDKKVFSLPTNRHVNEELRKRGYEVIEVAFDEIIKSGGSYRCCTMPLIRER, from the coding sequence TTGACGGTACTAGAACAATTAAAGAAAAAATCCTATTGTGTCAATGAATATGGCAAGCTTAAGAAGGTCGTTTTATGCGAGCCAAAACATATGACAATTCGCGACGTTATAAACGACACTCAAAAACATTTTCAACATGAAGGAATCCATATCCAAGTAGCAATGAAGCAACATAAAGAGTTTGTAAAAAAACTAGAAGAGCATGGTGTTGAAGTAATCTTACTACCACCAGCTAAAAAGTTTCCTGAACAAGTGTTTACTAGGGATATTGGTTTTACATTGGGGCATACAATCTTTGTGGCAGACATGGCTAACAAAGTACGACAAGGTGAAGAGGAAATATTAAAGGATTGGCTTAAAGGAGAAGAAGTATCCTACTTTAACATCGTTAGTGATTATATCGAAGGTGGCGATGTAATTATCGATGGCGATACGATTTACATTGGTATTAGTGATCGTACTAAAAAATTCTCAATTGAACATTTAAAAAGTTTGCTCCCACAGTTTAACATTATTACAATCCCATTTAAAAATAATTATTTACATTTAGATTGTGTCTTTAACATTATTTCACCAACTGAAGCGCTCATCTATCCTGAAGGGATGGACAAAAAAGATTATAAAATGTTTCAGTCGCGCTTTGACTTAATTGAAGTAAATCATGAAGAACAATTTCGATTAGGCACAAACGTTTTTTCGATTGGTGACAAAAAAGTGTTTAGTTTACCAACTAATCGTCATGTAAATGAGGAACTTCGAAAAAGGGGATATGAAGTCATTGAAGTTGCTTTTGATGAAATTATTAAGTCAGGTGGCTCGTATCGTTGTTGTACAATGCCGCTTATTAGGGAAAGATAG
- the cspD gene encoding cold-shock protein CspD has protein sequence MLQGTVKWFNAEKGFGFIEREGGDDVFVHFSAIQGDGFKSLEEGQKVTFEIVEGNRGAQAANVTKA, from the coding sequence ATGTTACAAGGTACAGTTAAGTGGTTTAATGCAGAAAAAGGTTTCGGATTTATCGAGCGCGAAGGTGGAGACGATGTATTCGTTCATTTCTCAGCTATCCAAGGTGACGGATTCAAGTCATTAGAAGAAGGACAAAAAGTAACTTTTGAAATCGTTGAAGGCAACCGCGGTGCGCAAGCTGCTAACGTTACAAAAGCTTAA
- a CDS encoding GerAB/ArcD/ProY family transporter — MQAPLVEKIGLFQLYLLIIIFQIGSAVVVGVAQDAKQDAWIAILIASVIGAVIIYIYSFILSYDIGQNLFGIMGRIFGRAIAISLSFVYIVYFFYIASRVLRDFLELLTTTIFPNTPIEILGIIFMLVVIYVVYLGPEVLARTAETFAPYIFLFLVLTSVFLLAGGDINFANLEPILPEGFGRVFDVIFPGLIGFPFGEAIALTMIMAITTKFQHVSKVSMAAVITTGLLLASIKIFKLSVLGTNISGRSSFPLLAAGREISFAQFIERVDPIIIFVMMLGIFIKVSLFFFGGLKGLEYIFNIPYRYFTLPIGMAIVLFSILISANYAEHIEEGIRFVPMYMHMPLQIGIPAILALLVLWKKKQAKGGKQVAN; from the coding sequence TTGCAAGCTCCATTAGTAGAAAAAATTGGCCTTTTTCAACTATATCTTTTAATCATTATTTTTCAAATTGGTTCAGCAGTCGTTGTTGGCGTAGCACAAGATGCAAAACAAGATGCTTGGATTGCTATTTTAATTGCGAGTGTGATCGGGGCTGTAATTATCTATATTTACTCCTTCATACTCTCCTATGATATCGGTCAAAACCTCTTTGGGATAATGGGGAGAATTTTTGGTCGAGCAATCGCAATTAGTCTCTCTTTTGTTTATATTGTCTATTTTTTCTATATAGCTTCTAGAGTGTTACGAGATTTTTTAGAGTTACTCACAACTACGATCTTTCCTAATACACCAATTGAAATACTAGGTATCATATTTATGTTGGTCGTTATTTACGTTGTTTATCTAGGTCCAGAGGTATTAGCAAGGACCGCTGAAACTTTCGCACCTTATATTTTCCTATTTTTAGTGTTAACAAGTGTTTTTCTCCTCGCTGGTGGAGACATTAATTTCGCAAATCTTGAGCCTATTTTACCTGAAGGATTTGGACGAGTTTTCGATGTGATTTTTCCAGGCCTAATCGGATTTCCATTTGGGGAGGCAATTGCCCTAACTATGATCATGGCCATTACAACTAAATTTCAACATGTTTCTAAGGTCAGTATGGCAGCAGTCATAACAACTGGCCTCCTATTAGCATCTATTAAAATATTTAAGTTATCTGTATTAGGGACCAATATTTCAGGAAGGTCTTCGTTTCCTCTTTTAGCCGCTGGGCGTGAAATTTCGTTTGCTCAATTTATCGAACGGGTCGATCCAATCATCATTTTTGTGATGATGTTGGGAATTTTCATTAAAGTAAGCTTGTTCTTTTTCGGTGGGTTAAAAGGGCTTGAATATATCTTTAACATACCGTATCGATATTTCACCCTGCCAATAGGAATGGCGATTGTTTTATTTTCGATACTAATCTCAGCGAATTATGCCGAACACATTGAAGAAGGAATCCGATTTGTTCCAATGTACATGCATATGCCGCTTCAGATTGGGATTCCTGCCATTTTGGCGCTACTAGTCTTATGGAAGAAGAAACAAGCGAAAGGAGGGAAACAAGTTGCTAATTAG